ATCGCTGTATGCAGTGATGGATCTCACAgtgtgtgggggagagggaggtggggaggtgagaGACGAACAGGGGAGTCTATCCAATGCATACTGTGTATCGCTcctcctatcgctctctctctctctctctctctctctctctctctctctctctctctctctctctctctctctctctctctctctctctctctctctctctctctctctctctctctctctcgctttctccatCAGTCGATCACTCGCAGGCACAAGTctatgagatggagggagagtttCAGGTCAGGGTGCCCTCTTCCCTTTCTTTTCTACTCCTCTAGATGATTTTTACGTTTGATTTGTTCACCGATGATTTGTTTAACCTATCAATTGCTGTTTGTCGTTTATTTTGATTATTTTCTTCACAGTGTGCTTTTGGAGTGGCTGCTCCTGACTGGCCGAGGTGGAGGGGGGTGGAGTCAGTAAGGAGAGAAGAGGATTGGCCCGTGGGAGGTACGCATGGGTCCGGGGGCGGGTCTTAGGATGGCGTGGCTGAGAGGTGGGCCCTGTaataggtggtggtggtggtgatgcgaGGGGTGATGGACGGAAGACGCTGCGGCGCGAAGCTGAGCCAATTGGTGGTTTGAGGAAGCGGCGGCGGCCATCGCTGCGGCAACCGCCAGGGGACTGGGCAAGAGCCCAGCGCCCAAACATTTGGAGAGATCCTTAGAGAAGGTCAGAGAggactgaggggagagagaggcagagagcgagggagaaagagagggagggagagacggatacAACGTTTAAGTGGCAGAAGGTGAACACAAGGGATTCAGGGGAACAAATATAGAAATTGCATTTCAGTTTGAACCTCTTTGATCTCACAACACAGAGGTTTCTACTCAAACTATGTTTCCAGCCAGCTACAAAATGGATCTTCAGCACTTTGGTAAGGAATCTACTCAGAGGAGGCTGCTgggaggagctgtaggaggacgggctcattgtaatggctggaatggaatgaatggaacggAGACAAACGCGTTGTCTTTATTTGTTTGGTACCATTCAATTGagtccattccagccattacagtgAGCCCGTCCTCCTGCAGCTCCTCCCAGCAGCCTCCTCTGAATCTACTTTACCATTAAGTACTGACTACTCAGGAGACAGCACGTTAATCTGATCTAGCCCTGGCACGTTAATCTGATCTAGCCCTGGCACGTTAATCTGATCTAGCCCTGGCACGATAATCTGATCTAGCCCTGGCGCGATAATCTGATCTAGTCCTGGCACGTTAATCTGATCTAGCCCTGGCACGATAATCTGATCTAGCCCTGGCACGATAATCTGATCTAGCCCTGGCACGATAATCTGATCTAGCCCTGGCACGATAATCTGATCTAGCCCTGACACGATAATCTGATCTAGCCCTGACACGATAATCTGATCTAGCCCTGGCACGATAATCTGATCTAGCCCTGGCACGATAGTGGTCGTAGAGGTGAAAAGTTACCGTGAGGTCAGCCCCCCTGTGCTTCTTGTGTCGGCTGAGGAGTGGGTTGGGTTTCCCTGCCACTCCGTCCCGGTGCCTTCGACTAGATATGTGCTGcagggcgagagagcgagagagagagagagagagagagagagagagagagagagagagagagagagagagagagagagagagagagagagagagagagagagagagagagagagagagagagagagaagagagagagagagagagagagagagggggagattagagagagagcgagagggaaagagagagggggagagattaggagagagagcgagagagaaagaaagagagggggagagattaggagagagagcgagagagaaagagaggggagggattaggagagagagcgagagagaaagagagagggggagagattaggagagagagcgagagagaaagagagagggggagagattaggagagagagtgagagagaaagcgagagggggagagattaggagagagagcgagagaaagacagggtgCAGTGTTAGacagcagccagccagacagacaggtagagttGAACTCTGACCTCTTGAATTCTCTAACAGCCGGTCCCAATCTACTCCCTAACTCCCTAGCCCTTCAACGTTTGCAGATCTGAATAGGTATAATCAGGGTAATGGTGGAGTTTACAAGGAAGGGTTTAGCGAATTTGAACTAGCTGAGCTCTAGACTAAGGAGCCTAACTGCAATATATAAGGTACAAATGATAGGTAAACAAAACCAGTACTCTCTAGTTAGGAGATTAAGAGGAAAGAAAATATACAGTATgatgcccccccccctttctttCCATCACTCTCACCTGCTTGAGCTGCAGTTCGGAGTTGACCCGCACGTTGCAAATCTCACAGTGGAAGGTGCGTTCCTGAGTGTTGGGGTCCAGCGGCCCCCCTCCCAGCTCCCCTGGGAGTTTGGGGCCCAGTCGAGGGTACGCCTTAATGGGACCCAGCCCACTGCGAGCCTCCAGGATAGTTTTGTGTTTggtgcctacacacacacacacacgtgcacacgcacacacacacacacgcgcgcacacacttTCTTTAATTGACTTAAAGAAAATGGTGTCTAACAATCCCACAAAGGGATTGGTCAAGACACAAAAATAACTCTTCAGTTCAGGATGACATCACCCCCAAGAACACTAACATGTACGCTATGCTGAACTCTTATGTGGCTCATTGCTAACCCCATCTCAATTGCTAGAGCTCATCACCCATTGTAAACCTGGAATCCTTTCCCTCATACCACAGAACAGCATATGGTGAAGGAGAATATGACAACAAGAGAGCTGGCCTAATGGACTCTCTGGAGCGGATCATAATCTCGAACTCAGCACACGTTCAGTTAGTGGAGTGGGACTGGGAGGTGTAGTGTAATATATTCGCCACTAGAGGgccacagtgaacaggtaacgcTGGTCGTCTACAGAAGTGTTACTTTTGGACGTAATATAAGATGGTGTTTTTCAGGATCTCTGCATTTTCAGAGCGTTGACGTTAGCACCGAACAGAAACACATCTTTAGATCTCTCTGTTCTCTTAGGGTAGCTAATTCAATGTTCTGGGTTCGGGTTAGCTTGACTGAGAGGTCATATGGGTGGTTGTAATAATGTCTTACAGGGGTCAACTGTCTAGAACAACATCTATAAATTGAAGTCGACTCGCGCGTAGCTTTAGGTCTTGAAAGAATGGAAGAGCATGGTGAAGTAGGTTCTGTGAGCTGCCTCTCACGAGCAGAAATATGAGTGTTCACATTTTTTGAATGGTtaggaacacacagacagacagcactgacGACGTTGTGCCAAAATAGTTCCTATAATTAATTGCATGTTTTGCTCTTGCCTGAGAAATTCCAGTCATGTCCTACCCTCTGCCACCAGTGCCTCCACCCCCCCCCgctttcctcccccctcctcccccaatcCCAAACCACCAAGCAGTCTGGTTGCACTCTGTCTGACTGAGGGGTttatgtgcatcccaaatggcaccctattccctatgggccctggtcaaaagtggagCACTATATAagggaaagggtgccatttggggcacagGCTTTAACTTGTTCGATCAATCTTTGAGCTTTGTGAAGTgagttaggggggggggggggtgtctggaGTGACTGGTTTCACGTGTGGACAAAAATGTGCACTTTTGTTACTGCCTTTGTTCTATTCTGGGCCGACAATGGACGAACCCCCTCGGGGTGTTTTTCACTTGTGCTCTGCGAGCCGAGCTTGACTCATGTTTACAATTAAATAAAGCACTAAGCAAACAGACAGGAGAAGTTTCGTAACATGAAAATAGACAAAAACACAGAAAGGAAACCATTGTGTAAACGTATGATTACGGTTGAATACACATCCATCCATAACCTTGATCGCTCCTCTCTGTATGTAATGTATATTGTATAATGTATatatcactaaccactttaaacaatgctacttaatataatatttacataccctacattactcatctcatatgtatatactgtactctgtaccatctactgcatatttatgtaatacatgtgtcactagccactttaaactatgcgacttaatataatgtttacataccctacattactcatctcatatgtatatgtatatactgtactctatatctctactacatctttatgtaatacatgtgtcactagccactttaaactatgccactttgtttccacaccctacattactcatctcatactctcatactctcagtactcgataccatctactgcatcttgcctatgccgctctgtaccaccactcattcatatatctttatgtacatattctttaaccgtttacacttgtgtgtataaggtagtggttttggaattgttagttagattactcgttgtttattactgcattgtcggaaatagaagcacaagcatttcgctacacttgcattaacatctgctaaccatgtgtatctgacaaataaaatttgatttgatttgatgttcgtCGCACCGCGAACcacactacctgtctctctgtctgtgatgtTCGTCACACTGCGagccacactgtctgtctctctgtatgtgatgTTCGTCGCACCGCGagccacactgtctgtctctttgtctgtgaTGTTCGGCGCACCGAGAGCcacactacctgtctctctgtctgtgatgtTCGTCACACTGCGagccacactgtctgtctctctgtatgtgatgTTCGTCGCACCGCGagccacactgtctgtctctttgtctgtgaTGTTCGGCGCACCGAGAGCcacactacctgtctctctgtctgtgatgtTCGTCACACTGCGagctacactgtctgtctctcggtctgcgATGTTCGTCGCACCGCGagccacactgtctgtctctctttctgtgatgTTCGTCGCACCGCGagccacactgtctgtctctttgtctgtgaTGTTCGGCGCACCGAGAGCcacactacctgtctctctgtctgtgatgtTCGTCACACTGCGagctacactgtctgtctctcggtctgcgATGTTCGTCGCACCGCGagccacactgtctgtctctctttctgtgatgTTCGTCGCACCGCGagctacactgtctgtctctcggtctgcgATGTTCGTCGCACCGCGagccacactgtctgtctctctttctgtgatgTTCGTCGCACCGCGAGCtacactacctgtctctctgtctgtgatgtTCGTCACACTGCGagctacactgtctgtctctcggtctgcgATGTTCGTCGCACCGCGagccacactgtctgtctctctttctgtgatgTTCGTCGCACCGCGagccacactgtctgtctctctttctgtgatgTTCGTCACACTGCGagctacactgtctgtctctcggtctgcgATGTTCGTCGCACCGCGagccacactgtctgtctctctttctgtgatgTTCGTCGCACCGCGAGCtacactacctgtctctctgtctgtgatgtTCGTCGCACCGCGAGCCAcactgtctgtcgctctgtctgtgaTGTTCGTCGCACCGCGagccacactgtctgtctctctgtctgtgatggTGGTCGCACCGCGagccacactgtctgtctgtctgtctctctgtctgtggacTCTAACGTTATTTGGGGAAAGAGACAATATTGCTTCCAGATTGTGTGTTGATTTGGGCTGCTACTCTGCCCAGATTGAACTGCAGGCACTgtcgctgtcacacacacacgtctgaatGTCTTCGTTTATCTCTGTTTTGGTTTAATATCTGTCTGTGTAGCGTAAGTGATCTTTGTGGGAGTTTGCATGTACGTACTTAATTAGTGCTTGAGTGCACATGCATACTgtaagaagagatgagagggagccCTCTGTTACACGATCAACTAGCAATCTTATCTCATTCCATCATCACTGTGTCCTGCTCCTGGGGCTCAATCAAACATCTATTACAAAAAGCCTTCCAGAGGTTACTCTAATGATATCAGTGATCATTTTTCCATTGGTGGACACTTAATCTACATTAAGCTGTTCATTGATGTGTATTATCatgtctggctgactggtggtCCAAGGCTATTCTTATTCCCTTAACAACACTGCCTTACTGCTGTGGCGTGGTAATGGTGATATgtagggacgtgtgtgtgtgtgtgtgtgtgtgtgtgtgtgtgtgtgtgtgtgtgtgtgtgtgtgtgtgtgtgtgtgtgtgtgtgtgtgtgtgtgtgtgtgtgtgtgtgtgtgtgtgcgtgcgtgcgtgcgtgcgtgcgtgcgtgcttgtgtgcgtgcatgcgtgcgtgtgtgtgtgtgtgagagacatgaATCAGAACACAGAGGGAGTGAGGGCAAGTTAACTGCTTCCCCGGGTTATAAAAACAAAGCCACTGAGTGGAAGGTTTGAGGCCGAATGGAGTTGAGAggaaacaaatactatttgaacccaggtctggattCATAACAGCTTCGTGGTTTTACAGGCTTAAAGAAACTCCTCCAGTGGTGGAGCATTAAGAGGGCCTCATCTAGCAGCATTAACAGGACTTTCTCTGCGTCCTATTCAGGCTGAATGCCTGGGGTAACAGAGAACAGCTTTCTGCTGCATCCGCTTACAGTATCACAAGATACATCATGAATGTTTGAGTGGGAGACTCAATACCTTTCAGAGAATTATTATCAAGGCGTATTTGCTCTGTCACTGGACTGTGTAGGCCTGCGCTGGCTGGGTGATAGAGGACGtgtagaaacaggaaggaagaagaggagaaataTGCTACTCGGGGCATGTTGGATCAGACACAACAGTAAAACCATTTTGGGAAGGAAGCTTTTGGTTGAAGAGGTTATATGCTTGGCTAGAGTCTAGAGCCTTTGATTTATTTGGTCACCCTCATCTGTGTTTGAACTTGAAACGCTTACCCCTTTTGGGTTTTATTTTCCCTAAGTGCTGGATAAAATGAAAATGGCGATGTAAATGAGGGTGACGCAGGCCGGGCAGATGGATAGAGGAGATCCGATCTgagtcaaaatatatatatttttttcacctgGCACTACACACAGGCTAAATCTCAAGCTCTCAAAGTATTTGACAGAAAACAAACACTATGTTAGCCCAGGTCTTTTGGTAAGGAATTCTCCATTAAGTACTGACTATTCAGAGGACTGCCAAGTGTCCTCTCCGAGATTAGTAACCTGAAGATGGTCACTGCCCATACGTACATTTTACGTACCTTTGTTGTGAGCCTCCAGTTGTGAAAGGGAGTTGACGGCTACTTTGCAGAGTGAGCAGTAGAGGAGTTTCTTAGctttgtcctcctctgtctctgggcCGGCCGGGGCCCCGGGAGCAACAGGGGCCACTGGACCACCACTCTGGTCTGGGTTGGTGGTGCCGAAAGCCAGGGGAGAGTCAGAGGATTgggggagcagaggaggaggggtgagggtggGGGAGGTCAGCATGGGACACACAGAGGCGGCAAGGGGGGAGTCGGtggtgggagaggtggagaggggaggcagggggtgtAGGGGCCCAGGCAGGGCCAGCAGAGGTCCCCCATTAAACTGTGACGACAGAGGGCGCGGTTCGTCTATAAAGAGGAAACACAAGTGGGAATCAAATAAAATGCAGtgttaacaaaacaaaaaatgagTAAAGCTGAAACTATAACGTGTTTACAATAGACTTCGACGATGCTGTCCAAGTGTGTTTGAGGTGAAGCAGAGTCAAGTCTTTTCTTCTAACATATAACCAAACACATCCCAACCCGAGCCAGAGGCCACTTCAACTACAACCCACTGGCAGGTTCAAAGATCACACAAAACCCCATTTTATCTCACTAAAGTGAAGGATTCCAAAAGAAAAACACTTGCTTGCCATGTGGGGAAGTATTTTAGGATTCAGTACGACCTTGTAATTGTTAACGGTTCCTTCCTTTTAATCTGTACTACAGAAATAACCCATAAGGGAGGATTTGACCAAGCAGGCTGGGAACCAGGGACAGAAGCAACTATGTACATATACTTGAAAATAAACACATTGCATattcagtggggcaaaaaa
Above is a genomic segment from Oncorhynchus gorbuscha isolate QuinsamMale2020 ecotype Even-year linkage group LG10, OgorEven_v1.0, whole genome shotgun sequence containing:
- the znf385a gene encoding zinc finger protein 385A isoform X2, translated to MILGGINRAGAMPAFLRTPTMIQPHLDMKPFLQFPMDTAPPQHSMGLFHNFNTMDPVQKAVINHTFGVPLVKTKRPIISCNVCQIRFNSESQAEAHYKGNRHARRVKGIETSKSRPQEGDKPAPPVPPSPSDPSGPHTGTSDISDPCNADEPRPLSSQFNGGPLLALPGPLHPLPPLSTSPTTDSPLAASVCPMLTSPTLTPPPLLPQSSDSPLAFGTTNPDQSGGPVAPVAPGAPAGPETEEDKAKKLLYCSLCKVAVNSLSQLEAHNKGTKHKTILEARSGLGPIKAYPRLGPKLPGELGGGPLDPNTQERTFHCEICNVRVNSELQLKQHISSRRHRDGVAGKPNPLLSRHKKHRGADLTSSLTFSKDLSKCLGAGLLPSPLAVAAAMAAAASSNHQLAQLRAAASSVHHPSHHHHHHLLQGPPLSHAILRPAPGPMRTSHGPILFSPY
- the znf385a gene encoding zinc finger protein 385A isoform X1 gives rise to the protein MILGGINRAGAMPAFLRTPTMIQPHLDMKPFLQFPMDTAPPQHSMGLFHNFNTVSSIYKTMDPVQKAVINHTFGVPLVKTKRPIISCNVCQIRFNSESQAEAHYKGNRHARRVKGIETSKSRPQEGDKPAPPVPPSPSDPSGPHTGTSDISDPCNADEPRPLSSQFNGGPLLALPGPLHPLPPLSTSPTTDSPLAASVCPMLTSPTLTPPPLLPQSSDSPLAFGTTNPDQSGGPVAPVAPGAPAGPETEEDKAKKLLYCSLCKVAVNSLSQLEAHNKGTKHKTILEARSGLGPIKAYPRLGPKLPGELGGGPLDPNTQERTFHCEICNVRVNSELQLKQHISSRRHRDGVAGKPNPLLSRHKKHRGADLTSSLTFSKDLSKCLGAGLLPSPLAVAAAMAAAASSNHQLAQLRAAASSVHHPSHHHHHHLLQGPPLSHAILRPAPGPMRTSHGPILFSPY
- the znf385a gene encoding zinc finger protein 385A isoform X3, whose product is MPAFLRTPTMIQPHLDMKPFLQFPMDTAPPQHSMGLFHNFNTVSSIYKTMDPVQKAVINHTFGVPLVKTKRPIISCNVCQIRFNSESQAEAHYKGNRHARRVKGIETSKSRPQEGDKPAPPVPPSPSDPSGPHTGTSDISDPCNADEPRPLSSQFNGGPLLALPGPLHPLPPLSTSPTTDSPLAASVCPMLTSPTLTPPPLLPQSSDSPLAFGTTNPDQSGGPVAPVAPGAPAGPETEEDKAKKLLYCSLCKVAVNSLSQLEAHNKGTKHKTILEARSGLGPIKAYPRLGPKLPGELGGGPLDPNTQERTFHCEICNVRVNSELQLKQHISSRRHRDGVAGKPNPLLSRHKKHRGADLTSSLTFSKDLSKCLGAGLLPSPLAVAAAMAAAASSNHQLAQLRAAASSVHHPSHHHHHHLLQGPPLSHAILRPAPGPMRTSHGPILFSPY
- the znf385a gene encoding zinc finger protein 385A isoform X4, producing the protein MQLKDPADSEQETRMDPVQKAVINHTFGVPLVKTKRPIISCNVCQIRFNSESQAEAHYKGNRHARRVKGIETSKSRPQEGDKPAPPVPPSPSDPSGPHTGTSDISDPCNADEPRPLSSQFNGGPLLALPGPLHPLPPLSTSPTTDSPLAASVCPMLTSPTLTPPPLLPQSSDSPLAFGTTNPDQSGGPVAPVAPGAPAGPETEEDKAKKLLYCSLCKVAVNSLSQLEAHNKGTKHKTILEARSGLGPIKAYPRLGPKLPGELGGGPLDPNTQERTFHCEICNVRVNSELQLKQHISSRRHRDGVAGKPNPLLSRHKKHRGADLTSSLTFSKDLSKCLGAGLLPSPLAVAAAMAAAASSNHQLAQLRAAASSVHHPSHHHHHHLLQGPPLSHAILRPAPGPMRTSHGPILFSPY